A section of the Triticum dicoccoides isolate Atlit2015 ecotype Zavitan chromosome 7A, WEW_v2.0, whole genome shotgun sequence genome encodes:
- the LOC119329643 gene encoding probable ribosome-binding factor A, chloroplastic produces MFPCRPLVSPPLPRALVAAAPVSVRRLPWPSSWSPTSLRVVRCMAKERRVRMVAKQIQRELADMLTRDPVMQRAVLPEAALGADRYLSSLTTIADVELSNDLQVCKVYVSVFGDERGKKVAMAGLKDKTKYVRSQIGKRMKLRLTPEIRFIEDESMERGSRILTILDKLKEEREQREGNGEEEDGEASDMAEEEDGDWEGDEPDEEDIIYVK; encoded by the exons ATGTTCCCGTGCCGGCCGCTGGTGTCCCCGCCGCTGCCGCGGGCCCTCGTCGCCGCGGCGCCCGTCTCCGTGCGGCGGCTGCCGTGGCCGTCGTCGTGGTCGCCGACGTCGCTGCGCGTGGTGCGGTGCATGGCCAAGGAGCGGCGGGTGCGGATGGTGGCGAAGCAGATCCAGCGGGAGCTGGCGGACATGCTGACCCGCGACCCCGTGATGCAGCGCGCCGTCCTCCCCGAGGCCGCCCTCGGCGCCGACCGCTACCTCTCCTCCCTCACCACCATCGCCGACGTAGAGCTCTCCAACGACCTGCAG GTGTGTAAGGTGTATGTGTCCGTGTTTGGGGACGAGAGGGGGAAGAAGGTGGCCATGGCCGGGCTCAAGGACAAGACCAAGTACGTCAGGAGCCAGATTGGGAAGCGGATGAAGCTGCGACTCACGCCCGAGATACGGTTCATCGAGGACGAGTCCATGGAGCGCGGAAGCAGG ATTCTTACTATACTGGACAAACTAAAGGAGGAAAGGGAGCAGAGAGAAggtaatggtgaagaagaggatggaGAAGCTTCAGATAtggcagaagaagaagatggtgactgGGAGGGGGATGAGCCAGATGAGGAGGACATAATTTATGTAAAATAG